A single Amphiura filiformis chromosome 8, Afil_fr2py, whole genome shotgun sequence DNA region contains:
- the LOC140159085 gene encoding large ribosomal subunit protein mL65-like, translated as MATSMWKTSVLLGQKLPRFLRLSAICRLSSSADTALETSQVEYPPIGPTGNELSYITRMESIKNAATVPDMIYLLNKKQCWNYQLKPQCFHPNFLPIYKHATKTHIVEGLPNYVANFVNSDSVGQVAANVKDSVQNFALGEMMYDYRHRTCNKDIFNQPLNKSKGFVDNMINHFLLTEIGQSPHVVSGEFDHDVEVNSFWDREDTRYQYTGTPLFLLRTREPLQEFTSKDSELSVGDVESYPYKPQWYSIFKQHHNSKCFPGLKYGNPINYGHTQVHVYQSDKEKMLDAGGQPYIDEHVLGQGLMTSFGWMTGMSMYNKHYWDDDLTRPMTCNTIVTDGQNFSFFCYQLNTIALHSRVSETNQLRNVCWYTKDAQLYEKLTEDGEVVNFNVDVLKTVIGMLMMPPGMNMLEAEEKPAQNELEES; from the exons ATGGCGACCTCCATGTGGAAAACTTCTGTGCTTTTAGGCCAGAAATTACCACGGTTTTTACGGCTCTCTGCTATCTGCAGATTGTCTTCAAGCGCAGATACCGCGCTAGAAACATCACAAGTCGAATACCCTCCAATTGGACCGACTGGCAATGAATTAAGCTACATTACAAGGATGGAGAGCATCAAAAATGCAGCGACCGTTCCGGACATGATCTATTTACTGAACAAGAAACAATGCTGGAACTATCAGCTCAAACCCCAGTGTTTCCATCCAaattttttaccaatttacaaGCACGCAACAAAAACACACATTGTAGAGGGTTTACCAAATTATGTGGCAAATTTTGTTAACTCTGACAGCGTTGGTCAAGTGGCTGCAAATGTGAAAGACTCTGTGCAAAATTTTGCTTTGGGAGAAATGATGTACGATTACAGACACAGAACGTGCAATAAGGATATATTCAATCAACCCCTCAATAAATCCAAAGGGTTTGTGGATAATATGATCAATCACTTTCTGCTGACAGAGATTGGTCAGAGCCCACATGTCGTAAGTGGAGAATTTGACCATGATGTTGAAGTGAATTCATTTTGGGATAGAGAGGATACAAGGTATCAATATACTGGAACACCATTATTCCTTTTACGTACAAGGGAACCACTTCAAGAG TTCACCAGTAAAGACAGCGAGTTGTCAGTAGGTGATGTAGAATCTTACCCATACAAACCACAGTGGTACAGCATCTTCAAACAACACCACAATTCCAAATGTTTTCCAG GACTCAAGTATGGGAACCCCATCAATTATGGTCATACTCAAGTTCATGTATACCAAAGTGACAAAGAAAAGATGCTGGATGCTGGTGGCCAGCCTTACATTGATGAGCATGTTCTAGGTCAGGGGCTGATGACATCATTTGGGTGGATGACTGGCATGAGCATGTATAATA AACACTACTGGGATGATGATTTGACCCGACCTATGACCTGCAACACCATAGTAACCGATGGCCAGAATTTCTCCTTTTTCTGCTATCAACTGAACACCATCGCGCTTCATTCAAGAGTCTCGGAAACCAACCAACTGCGCAATGTGTGCTGGTACACCAAAGATGCGCAGCTGTACGAGAAGCTGACGGAGGATGGTGAAGTGGTCAACTTCAACGTGGACGTCTTGAAGACGGTCATTGGCATGCTGATGATGCCACCTGGCATGAACATGCTGGAGGCTGAAGAGAAACCTGCGCAGAATGAACTAGAAGAGAGTTAA
- the LOC140159086 gene encoding erlin-2-like has protein sequence MANIAPVLAVGLALTAIMLNFAIHKIEEGHVGVYYRGGALLTSTAGPGYHVMIPFITTFRSVQTTLQTDEVKNVPCGTSGGVMIYFDRIEVVNILSYPQVYATVKNYTADYDKTLIFNKVHHELNQFCSSHNLQEVYIELFDQIDENLKKALQEDLIQMCPGLIIQAVRVTKPKIPESIRKNYELMENEKTKLLIAVQHQHVVEKEAETERRKAVIEAEKIAQVAGITYDQKIMEKESMKKISEIEDQTHLLKVKSAADAEFYKAEKEAESNKARLTPAYLEMLKLDAIGRNTKIYYGSDIPSMFLDNGANVAAASKKTSTGKDNK, from the exons GTCATGTAGGAGTCTATTACAGG GGTGGTGCTTTGCTGACATCTACAGCAGGTCCTGGATACCATGTGATGATACCATTTATCACAACATTTAGATCAGTACAG ACAACCTTGCAGACAGATGAAGTAAAAAATGTGCCTTGTGGAACCAG tggTGGTGTTATGATCTATTTTGATAGGATTGAAGTTGTAAATATCTTAAGTTATCCACAAG TTTATGCAACTGTAAAGAATTACACAGCTGATTACGACAAGACACttatattcaacaaagtccaccATGAACTCAATCAGTTTTGCAGCTCACACAATCTCCAAGAAGTTTATATTGAACTATTTG ATCAAATTGATGAAAATTTGAAGAAAGCTTTGCAGGAAGATCTGATTCAGATGTGTCCCGGGCTAATCATCCAGGCAGTGCGTGTTACCAAACCCAAAATTCCTGAGAGTATACGCAAAAATTATGAACTCAT GGAGAATGAAAAAACCAAATTGCTAATCGCAGTACAGCATCAACATGTGGTAGAGAAAGAAGCCGAGACCGAGAGACGGAAAGCTGTGATTGAGGCGGAGAAAATCGCCCAGGTTGCGGGCATCACATACGACCAGAAGATTATGGAGAAAGAGAGCATGAAGAAAATATCAGAAATAGAAG ATCAAACACATCTATTAAAAGTGAAGTCCGCAGCTGATGCAGAGTTTTATAAAGCAGAAAAGGAAGCTGAATCCAATAAG GCACGGTTAACCCCTGCATATTTGGAGATGTTAAAACTGGACGCAATTGGTAGAAATACTAAGATCTATTATGGCAGCGATATACCCTCCATGTTCCTTGACAATGGCGCAAATGTAGCTGCAGCGAGTAAAAAG ACATCCACAGGCAAGGACAACAAATGA